The proteins below are encoded in one region of Casimicrobium huifangae:
- a CDS encoding MFS transporter produces MPDSPDAAARPEPITPPASATARPDQPEAHPPRGFVFWLSVAQLMSWGTLFYAFSLLLEHFERDLRLSRVDASLAFSLALLVEGLLAFAVGRLIDNGRGRLVMVAGSLLAALAFGSLAWVQSAWQLYAVWMVAGAAMAGCLYQPAFSILIRRYPEDYRRAIITLTFLGGLASTVFIPLVAWLIAAFGWRHASLALAALHLALGLPIHLYWLRGEPPFVPHATDTPPKRLIEFTHHFPFWGLAAFFVLFSGITTAMGAHLVSILRERQLPEAWVIAIPASIGALQVAGRLLLYFTEKHLDVHWANRWIPVLLPTALFVLALGLQSPWVAILYALLYGMANGMITIVKATAMATYVSRQQAASLNGLLGTPTAIARALAPSAIAALWTVSGNYILGLAILCAVGVLATVAFWMAQFRSQLRKA; encoded by the coding sequence ATGCCCGATTCGCCCGACGCGGCGGCGCGTCCAGAGCCTATCACGCCGCCCGCATCAGCCACCGCCCGCCCGGATCAGCCCGAGGCTCACCCTCCGCGCGGCTTTGTCTTCTGGCTGTCGGTCGCGCAGTTGATGAGCTGGGGCACGCTGTTCTACGCGTTCTCGCTGCTGCTGGAACACTTCGAGCGCGACCTGCGGCTCTCCCGTGTTGACGCTTCGCTCGCCTTCAGCCTCGCGCTGCTGGTTGAAGGTTTGCTCGCCTTTGCCGTCGGGCGCCTGATCGACAACGGGCGCGGTCGTCTGGTGATGGTGGCCGGCTCCCTGCTCGCAGCACTGGCTTTTGGCAGTCTGGCCTGGGTGCAAAGTGCGTGGCAGCTGTACGCGGTATGGATGGTCGCCGGCGCGGCAATGGCCGGCTGCCTCTATCAGCCTGCGTTCTCGATTCTGATCCGCCGCTATCCCGAGGATTATCGTCGCGCGATCATCACCCTCACCTTCCTCGGTGGCCTCGCCAGTACGGTGTTCATTCCGTTGGTGGCCTGGCTGATTGCCGCCTTCGGCTGGCGTCATGCGTCACTGGCCCTCGCGGCGCTGCATCTGGCGCTCGGCCTGCCGATCCATCTGTACTGGCTGCGCGGCGAACCACCGTTCGTGCCACACGCCACAGACACCCCGCCAAAACGGCTGATCGAATTCACCCATCACTTCCCGTTCTGGGGTCTGGCAGCGTTTTTCGTGCTGTTCTCCGGCATCACCACCGCGATGGGCGCGCATCTGGTGTCCATCCTGCGCGAACGGCAATTGCCGGAGGCTTGGGTGATTGCCATTCCGGCATCCATCGGCGCACTGCAGGTGGCGGGCAGGCTGCTGCTCTACTTCACCGAGAAGCATCTCGACGTTCACTGGGCCAATCGCTGGATTCCGGTGCTGCTGCCGACCGCGCTATTTGTGCTGGCGCTGGGCCTGCAGTCGCCCTGGGTTGCCATCCTTTATGCGTTGCTCTATGGCATGGCCAACGGCATGATCACCATAGTCAAGGCCACCGCCATGGCCACCTATGTGTCGCGACAGCAGGCAGCGTCGCTCAACGGCCTGCTCGGCACCCCGACCGCCATCGCACGGGCGCTGGCGCCGTCAGCCATTGCCGCCTTGTGGACGGTCAGCGGCAACTACATCCTTGGTCTCGCCATCCTGTGCGCGGTGGGAGTGCTCGCCACCGTCGCCTTCTGGATGGCGCAGTTTCGCAGCCAATTGCGTAAAGCCTAG
- the rsmG gene encoding 16S rRNA (guanine(527)-N(7))-methyltransferase RsmG, producing MVARVNRPRKQPHRRYAKPPLRGRRGIRTNRRMNNNKTGHRPAVKPGINPQGQGMTTSAGLRPVIDRPLKPGREQIEFTPGLRAELRAKLDAGLAEMHLKASDKQKNQLIESLAFLSEWNAVINLTAIREPHAMLVQHVLDSLSVLHFIPKEATTLLDVGSGGGFPALPIAVMRPDLEVVSVDAVRKKTDYVNKAAEALGIGNLSAVHSRVEEHPVTYDVVICRAYASLKDFVTSAQGCVSPEEDALVLAMKGKFPDDEVAELAGTGWVVDRKRALTVPFLEAERCLLWLERA from the coding sequence TTGGTTGCACGCGTCAACCGTCCGCGCAAGCAACCCCACCGTCGCTACGCGAAACCTCCCCTACGCGGTAGGAGAGGCATTCGTACAAATCGCCGCATGAACAACAACAAAACCGGCCACCGCCCCGCAGTGAAGCCCGGTATCAACCCACAAGGACAAGGCATGACCACTTCTGCCGGGCTCAGGCCCGTGATCGACCGACCGCTCAAACCGGGGCGTGAGCAGATCGAATTCACTCCAGGGCTGCGCGCCGAACTGCGCGCCAAGCTCGACGCCGGCCTCGCCGAAATGCATCTCAAGGCCAGCGACAAGCAGAAAAATCAACTCATCGAATCACTCGCCTTTCTGTCGGAATGGAACGCGGTGATCAACCTCACCGCCATCCGTGAGCCGCATGCGATGCTCGTGCAGCACGTTTTGGATTCGCTTTCGGTGTTGCACTTCATCCCGAAAGAGGCCACCACGCTGCTCGACGTCGGCTCCGGCGGCGGCTTCCCGGCGCTGCCGATTGCCGTGATGCGGCCCGATCTCGAGGTGGTCAGCGTCGATGCCGTGCGCAAAAAGACCGACTATGTGAACAAGGCCGCGGAAGCGCTGGGCATCGGCAATCTGTCCGCCGTGCACAGCCGTGTGGAAGAGCACCCGGTGACCTACGACGTGGTGATCTGCCGCGCCTACGCCTCGCTCAAGGATTTTGTGACCTCGGCGCAGGGTTGCGTCTCCCCCGAGGAAGATGCCCTCGTGCTCGCCATGAAAGGCAAATTCCCCGACGATGAAGTCGCCGAACTCGCCGGAACTGGTTGGGTTGTCGACAGGAAGCGGGCGCTCACTGTCCCGTTTCTTGAGGCGGAGCGATGCTTGCTGTGGCTCGAGCGCGCTTGA
- a CDS encoding LysE family translocator: MTGINDLPSLVIATLIFLAIPGPGTIKLFTSMAEKNGGPKAGFFATLGLMAGDAVWMVLALSGVAALAAAYPRAFDLLRYAGAAYLAWIGFTLIRNAKQTLGEGKVATGAGRGPWQWFREAMLVTLSNPKTIGFYVAFFPLFIDQTTFDGAATYARIMAVVLALVFGYCMWLVAAAQLAKRVFARYPGAGAWLKRLAGVALIGFSVKFALQK, encoded by the coding sequence ATGACCGGCATCAACGACCTCCCCTCGCTAGTCATCGCCACGCTGATCTTCCTGGCGATTCCCGGCCCCGGCACGATCAAGCTGTTCACCTCGATGGCGGAGAAGAACGGCGGGCCGAAGGCGGGATTCTTCGCGACGCTTGGGCTGATGGCGGGCGATGCGGTGTGGATGGTGCTGGCGCTGTCGGGCGTCGCGGCGCTGGCGGCGGCGTACCCGCGCGCGTTTGACCTGCTGCGTTACGCAGGCGCGGCGTACCTGGCGTGGATCGGCTTCACGCTGATCCGCAACGCGAAGCAGACGCTGGGCGAAGGCAAGGTGGCGACGGGTGCCGGTCGTGGCCCGTGGCAGTGGTTTCGCGAAGCGATGCTGGTCACGTTGTCGAACCCGAAAACGATTGGCTTTTACGTTGCCTTCTTTCCGCTGTTCATCGACCAGACCACGTTCGACGGCGCGGCCACCTACGCCCGCATCATGGCCGTGGTGCTGGCGCTGGTGTTCGGCTACTGCATGTGGCTGGTCGCCGCAGCGCAACTCGCAAAGCGCGTGTTTGCCCGCTACCCCGGCGCGGGCGCATGGCTCAAGCGGCTGGCGGGCGTGGCGCTGATCGGGTTCAGCGTGAAATTTGCTTTGCAGAAATGA
- a CDS encoding ParA family protein, translated as MIRTIAIANQKGGVGKTTTAVNLAASLAAQNRRVLLIDVDPQGNATMGSGVNKNALEQSVYTVLLGEVGLLDARIKAQGGFDLIPANRELAGAEIEMVSMPDRETKLKDAIHTLKAAIAAVAEEYDYILIDCPPTLNLLTLNALCAADSVLIPMQCEYYALEGLSDLVGTLRKMQQHLNPTLEIEGLLRTMYDARMSLSQQVAAQLEQHFGNKLFATIIPRNVRLAEAPSHGLPALLLDKASKGAQAYMQLAAELVAKHENTQEASPA; from the coding sequence ATGATCAGAACCATCGCAATCGCCAACCAGAAAGGCGGCGTCGGCAAGACGACCACCGCCGTCAATCTTGCCGCTTCGCTTGCCGCGCAGAACCGTCGTGTGCTGTTGATCGACGTCGATCCGCAGGGCAATGCGACGATGGGTTCGGGCGTGAACAAAAACGCGCTGGAGCAGAGTGTTTACACCGTGCTGCTCGGCGAGGTCGGTTTGCTTGATGCGCGCATCAAGGCGCAGGGCGGGTTTGATCTGATCCCGGCCAATCGCGAGCTCGCGGGCGCGGAGATCGAGATGGTGTCGATGCCCGACCGCGAGACCAAGCTCAAAGACGCAATTCACACGCTGAAGGCTGCCATCGCCGCTGTTGCCGAGGAATACGACTACATCCTGATCGATTGCCCGCCGACGCTGAACCTGCTCACGCTCAACGCGCTGTGCGCTGCCGACAGCGTGCTGATTCCGATGCAATGCGAGTATTACGCGCTCGAAGGCCTGAGTGATCTCGTCGGCACCTTGCGCAAGATGCAGCAGCACCTGAATCCCACGCTCGAAATCGAGGGCCTGCTGCGCACGATGTACGACGCGCGCATGAGCCTGTCGCAACAGGTCGCCGCGCAGCTGGAGCAGCACTTCGGCAACAAGCTTTTCGCGACCATCATCCCGCGCAATGTGCGCCTCGCCGAAGCGCCGTCGCACGGCCTGCCCGCGCTGCTGCTCGACAAGGCAAGCAAGGGCGCGCAGGCCTACATGCAGCTCGCGGCGGAGCTGGTGGCGAAGCATGAAAATACGCAGGAGGCATCGCCCGCATGA
- a CDS encoding GNAT family N-acetyltransferase: MTPPQHTLTTARLSLHDLVSEADYRACYAMDCDPMVVRYVGTGEAEKRPFEEYRDFMRGRLALWTSERFHMWAMCLHGSDEFLGWAILKPIRDTSHVEVGYRMPQSSWGKGYATEATRAVLDYGFNVVGLDEITAVTHPDNAASQHVLTKCGLKRDGTLNYNGGGEIPFFRLPRSDYEKLLT; encoded by the coding sequence ATGACGCCGCCGCAGCACACGCTCACGACCGCGCGACTGTCGCTGCACGACCTCGTCAGCGAGGCGGACTACCGCGCCTGTTACGCGATGGATTGTGATCCGATGGTGGTGCGCTACGTCGGCACCGGCGAGGCCGAGAAGCGGCCCTTCGAGGAATATCGCGACTTCATGCGTGGCCGTCTGGCGCTGTGGACGAGCGAGCGCTTTCACATGTGGGCGATGTGCCTGCACGGCAGTGATGAATTTCTCGGCTGGGCGATCCTGAAACCAATTCGCGACACGTCGCATGTTGAAGTCGGCTATCGCATGCCGCAATCGAGCTGGGGCAAAGGCTACGCGACTGAGGCCACGCGCGCCGTGCTCGACTATGGTTTCAACGTCGTCGGTCTCGACGAAATCACCGCCGTTACCCACCCCGACAACGCCGCCTCGCAGCATGTGCTGACCAAATGCGGCCTCAAGCGTGACGGCACCCTCAACTACAACGGCGGCGGCGAGATTCCGTTCTTCCGATTGCCGCGAAGCGACTACGAAAAACTTTTAACGTAG
- a CDS encoding ParB/RepB/Spo0J family partition protein: MAVKLKGLGRGLDALLMPEPTRVDAPAAGVTSLKVADMIAGKYQPRRRFDDASLAELSASIKAQGIMQPIVVRKTVSGKHEIIAGERRFRAAQLAGLAEVPVIVKEVDDKTALTLALIENLQRQDLNAIEEAHGLQRLIAEFSFTHEQAAEAVGKSRSAVSNLLRLLELAAPVQDRVIAGTLEMGHARALATLPKDKQVMLAEKIAINDLSVRATEALVKEESSATGKRPGVPTAKSKQGKLDLPATRDPDLDRLETELADALGTYVSIVHQSGGQGELVIRYASLDQLDGLIARMKR; encoded by the coding sequence ATGGCAGTGAAACTCAAAGGCCTCGGCCGCGGACTCGACGCACTCCTGATGCCGGAGCCGACCAGGGTGGATGCGCCGGCGGCGGGCGTGACTTCGCTCAAGGTCGCCGACATGATCGCCGGCAAATACCAGCCGCGCCGCCGCTTTGATGATGCGTCGCTCGCCGAGCTGTCGGCGTCGATCAAGGCGCAGGGCATCATGCAGCCCATCGTCGTAAGAAAAACAGTGTCCGGCAAACACGAAATCATCGCCGGCGAACGCCGCTTCCGCGCGGCGCAACTGGCGGGCCTCGCCGAAGTGCCGGTGATCGTCAAGGAAGTCGACGACAAGACGGCGCTCACGCTCGCGCTGATCGAAAACCTGCAACGTCAGGACCTGAACGCGATTGAAGAAGCGCATGGCCTGCAGCGTCTCATCGCCGAGTTCAGCTTCACGCATGAGCAGGCCGCCGAAGCGGTGGGCAAATCACGCAGCGCGGTGTCGAACCTGCTGCGCCTGCTGGAGCTTGCCGCTCCCGTGCAGGATCGCGTCATCGCCGGCACGCTCGAAATGGGCCACGCCCGCGCACTCGCCACGCTGCCGAAAGACAAGCAAGTGATGCTCGCCGAAAAGATCGCCATCAACGATCTCTCGGTGCGTGCGACCGAAGCGCTGGTGAAGGAAGAGAGCAGTGCGACCGGCAAGCGCCCCGGTGTGCCAACCGCCAAAAGCAAGCAGGGCAAACTTGATCTGCCCGCCACGCGCGACCCGGATCTGGATCGCCTGGAAACTGAGCTCGCCGACGCGCTGGGCACTTATGTTTCCATCGTGCATCAGTCCGGTGGACAAGGCGAACTGGTGATCCGCTACGCCAGTCTCGATCAGCTTGATGGACTCATCGCGCGCATGAAGCGCTGA
- a CDS encoding ExeM/NucH family extracellular endonuclease encodes MLLRSLSGLWCLDVAPSCTQLFSRRLATALLSLIALPATAVSPDIVISQVYGGAGCPTAGCSTFTRDYVELFNRSGSAVSINGWSVQYAGSTGTSWQSVALSGTVQPGQYYLVGLGSNANGITAIPTPDASGTIQISSTVGKIALVSSSTALSGACPSSGIVDLVGYGSGTNCSETATSPSPSTTTAIYRAANGCTDTDNNANDFAAAAAVPRNSATAAAPCGPALPTLSINDVSVAEGNAGTTAFTFTVSLSAPAGAGGVTFDIATADGTASSASDYAAQSLTAQTIAAGNTSYTFTVLVNGDVMSEPNETFFVNVTNVSGATIADGQGLGTIVNDDGGVMLSINDVNQNEGNSGTTTFTFTVSLSEPAPVGGVSFDIATANGTATAGSDYTAKSLAAQTIAAGATTYTFSVDVNGDTSFEPNETFFVNVTNVTGAFIADGQGIGTIVNDDVSSGPRIHDVQGTGSASPMVGQTVTLQGIVTASFQAANSLGGFYLQEEDANIDVDPATSEGIFIFHSATAVAVGDKVNVTGTVAELGTAPNTLTEITSATVQIVSSGNPLPALVDVALPVASVTDLERYEGMRVRLPQTMTVSEHFSLARYGELLLSVNGRLLQPTEVVDPNDDPASGNNSSGTSNVAAVSARANLNLRSSILLADTSATQNPAVIPFLDPANNTIRLGTTITNLTGILNHSFGNYAIHATEAPAFSYAPRPLSPPAVGGNLKVASFNVLNFFNGNGTGGGFPTTRGADTAYEFGRQKAKIVAALCGLGADVVGLLEMENDGNGTTSALTELTNALTATNGCGNWTYVPNPSGWGTIPGSTDEIRPALIYRTTAVTPVGASMSPNDAAFTQARAPVAQTFTVDGGASAGQKLSVIINHFKSKGGTGTGADADQGDGQGNWNAMRKGQAAALLGFIATVQAAANDPDVIILGDLNAYSQEDPIDILRAGGLIDLAVGEHSYVFSGQSGSLDHAMVTPSLMAQVTNAGIWNINSDEPVILDYNVEFKNNPNCTSTTCTSPDYYTATPFRSSDHDPVLVGITLGAPSLDIDDSAPATKYDAASDGVLLLRYLLGYRDTALITGAIGPGARRNATQIAQHIADTLTRFDVDGDGQTLAMTDGVMILRRMLGITGSAITQGVKNSARSDADVVLMIDALKP; translated from the coding sequence GTGCTGCTTCGTTCGCTTTCTGGTTTGTGGTGCCTTGATGTGGCGCCGTCTTGCACGCAATTGTTCTCGCGCAGGCTGGCGACCGCACTGTTATCGCTGATCGCGTTGCCGGCTACAGCGGTGTCGCCCGACATCGTGATCAGCCAGGTCTACGGCGGGGCGGGGTGCCCCACGGCAGGCTGCTCGACCTTCACGCGCGACTACGTCGAGCTGTTCAATCGCAGTGGTTCGGCCGTCAGCATCAATGGCTGGTCAGTGCAGTATGCGGGGTCCACCGGAACATCGTGGCAGAGCGTCGCGTTGAGCGGTACAGTGCAGCCGGGTCAGTACTATCTGGTGGGACTTGGCAGCAACGCCAACGGCATCACAGCCATCCCGACGCCCGACGCGAGCGGCACCATCCAGATCAGCTCCACCGTCGGCAAGATCGCACTGGTCAGCTCATCCACCGCACTGAGCGGTGCCTGCCCGAGCAGCGGCATCGTCGATCTTGTCGGCTACGGCTCGGGCACCAACTGCAGCGAGACGGCAACAAGCCCGTCGCCAAGCACCACGACTGCTATCTATCGCGCTGCGAACGGCTGCACCGACACCGACAACAACGCGAACGATTTCGCCGCCGCCGCCGCAGTGCCGCGCAACTCGGCGACGGCCGCTGCGCCCTGCGGCCCGGCGCTGCCGACGCTCAGCATCAACGACGTCTCGGTCGCCGAAGGCAACGCCGGCACCACGGCGTTCACCTTCACTGTGAGTCTTTCCGCACCGGCGGGTGCCGGTGGCGTTACGTTCGACATCGCCACCGCCGACGGTACGGCATCGTCCGCCAGCGACTACGCAGCGCAGTCGCTCACCGCGCAGACCATTGCTGCGGGCAACACGAGCTACACGTTCACGGTGCTGGTCAACGGCGACGTGATGTCCGAGCCCAACGAAACCTTCTTCGTCAATGTGACCAATGTGTCCGGCGCCACGATCGCCGACGGCCAGGGCCTCGGCACCATCGTCAACGATGACGGTGGCGTCATGCTCAGCATCAACGACGTCAACCAAAACGAAGGCAACAGCGGCACCACCACGTTCACTTTTACCGTGAGCCTGTCCGAGCCGGCGCCGGTCGGCGGCGTCAGCTTCGACATCGCGACGGCGAACGGCACGGCGACGGCCGGCAGCGACTACACCGCCAAATCGCTCGCCGCACAGACCATCGCCGCTGGCGCCACGACGTACACGTTCAGCGTCGACGTCAACGGCGACACCTCGTTCGAGCCCAACGAGACTTTCTTCGTCAACGTGACCAACGTCACCGGCGCCTTCATCGCCGATGGCCAGGGCATCGGCACCATCGTCAACGACGACGTCAGCAGCGGTCCGCGCATCCACGACGTGCAGGGTACGGGCAGCGCCAGCCCGATGGTCGGCCAGACGGTCACGCTGCAGGGCATCGTCACTGCCAGCTTCCAGGCGGCAAATTCGCTGGGCGGTTTCTACCTCCAGGAAGAAGACGCCAACATTGACGTCGACCCCGCCACTTCCGAAGGCATCTTCATCTTTCACTCGGCAACAGCCGTTGCCGTGGGCGACAAGGTCAACGTGACCGGTACCGTTGCCGAACTCGGCACCGCACCCAACACACTCACTGAGATCACTTCGGCTACCGTGCAGATTGTGTCGTCGGGTAATCCACTGCCGGCGCTGGTCGACGTCGCTTTGCCGGTTGCGTCGGTGACCGATCTTGAGCGTTACGAAGGCATGCGCGTGCGCCTGCCGCAGACGATGACCGTCAGCGAGCACTTCTCGCTCGCGCGTTACGGCGAACTTCTGCTCTCCGTCAATGGCCGCCTGTTGCAGCCGACCGAAGTCGTGGATCCGAACGACGATCCTGCCTCGGGCAACAACAGCAGCGGGACCAGCAACGTCGCAGCCGTCAGTGCGCGCGCCAACCTGAACCTGCGCTCGTCCATCCTGCTCGCCGACACCAGCGCGACGCAAAACCCGGCGGTGATCCCGTTCCTCGATCCGGCCAACAACACGATCCGGCTCGGCACGACGATCACCAACCTCACCGGCATCCTCAATCATTCGTTTGGCAACTACGCCATTCACGCGACTGAAGCGCCGGCGTTCAGCTACGCGCCACGCCCGTTGTCGCCGCCGGCGGTAGGCGGTAACCTCAAGGTGGCGTCGTTCAATGTACTGAACTTCTTCAATGGCAACGGCACCGGTGGCGGCTTCCCCACCACGCGTGGGGCTGACACGGCGTATGAATTCGGCCGCCAGAAGGCCAAAATCGTTGCCGCACTCTGCGGCCTCGGTGCCGACGTGGTCGGCCTGCTCGAAATGGAGAACGATGGCAATGGCACCACCTCGGCATTGACCGAGCTGACCAATGCGTTGACCGCGACCAACGGCTGCGGCAACTGGACCTATGTGCCCAACCCCTCAGGCTGGGGCACGATCCCGGGCAGCACCGACGAGATCCGACCCGCGCTGATTTATCGCACCACGGCCGTGACGCCAGTCGGCGCGTCAATGTCGCCGAACGACGCCGCCTTTACGCAGGCACGGGCACCAGTGGCGCAGACTTTCACCGTCGATGGTGGCGCAAGCGCCGGGCAAAAGCTCTCGGTGATCATCAATCACTTCAAATCAAAAGGCGGCACGGGTACCGGCGCCGATGCCGATCAGGGCGATGGCCAGGGCAACTGGAATGCCATGCGCAAAGGGCAGGCCGCAGCGCTGCTGGGCTTCATCGCCACGGTGCAGGCAGCCGCCAACGATCCCGACGTGATCATTCTGGGCGACCTCAACGCCTACTCGCAGGAAGACCCGATCGACATCCTTCGCGCGGGCGGATTGATTGATCTCGCCGTCGGCGAGCACTCCTATGTGTTCAGCGGCCAGTCGGGCTCGCTCGATCATGCGATGGTGACGCCGAGCCTGATGGCGCAAGTGACCAACGCAGGCATCTGGAACATCAACTCCGACGAGCCGGTGATCCTCGACTACAACGTTGAGTTCAAGAACAACCCGAACTGCACCTCAACCACCTGCACCTCGCCGGATTACTACACGGCGACACCGTTCCGCTCGTCGGACCACGATCCGGTGCTGGTTGGCATCACGCTGGGCGCTCCATCGCTCGACATCGACGACAGCGCACCGGCCACCAAGTACGATGCCGCTAGCGATGGCGTGTTGCTGTTGCGCTATCTGCTGGGCTATCGAGATACCGCCTTGATCACCGGCGCCATCGGGCCCGGCGCGCGACGTAACGCGACACAGATCGCGCAGCACATCGCCGACACGCTGACCCGCTTTGACGTTGACGGGGATGGCCAGACGCTGGCGATGACCGACGGGGTGATGATCCTGCGCCGGATGCTGGGCATCACCGGGTCAGCCATTACCCAAGGCGTGAAAAATTCAGCTCGCAGCGATGCAGATGTCGTGCTGATGATCGACGCCCTGAAGCCTTAG